The following nucleotide sequence is from Ascaphus truei isolate aAscTru1 unplaced genomic scaffold, aAscTru1.hap1 HAP1_SCAFFOLD_2441, whole genome shotgun sequence.
CGTGGGGTGCAGGTCACCCCCCAATCTCACCTTCACAGAGAACACAAGCGCAAAGAAGCCCAGGCAGCAGAAGTTGAGGAAGATGGTGTTAAAGAGAGACCAGACGATGTGATCCCGCACCGGCGGGTCATTGGCCATGATCAGCACCGTGGATTGGGACTGCTCCCCCGAGACACCCCGAAACTCCATCAGCTCTTCCCTCAGCGGCTCATAGCCCTGGTTGCCGTAGAACGGGGGGGCCCCGGCCACAGGTGAGTGCAGCTGGCGCGGGTAGCTGCTGCTCTCCATGGTGTGCACAGGTGTGTCAGA
It contains:
- the LOC142481063 gene encoding dispanin subfamily A member 2b-like codes for the protein MESSSYPRQLHSPVAGAPPFYGNQGYEPLREELMEFRGVSGEQSQSTVLIMANDPPVRDHIVWSLFNTIFLNFCCLGFFALVFSVKSRDRKLIRDVSGATSYGSTARSLNIAATVLSILTVVIIIILVVTGVITAVHHVNSNPDPYPFGK